One window of the Onychostoma macrolepis isolate SWU-2019 chromosome 21, ASM1243209v1, whole genome shotgun sequence genome contains the following:
- the LOC131529211 gene encoding uncharacterized protein LOC131529211 → MNEVFREFLHQFVIVYIDNILIYSQNLAEHRHHVTQVFQLLREHHLYLKLEKCEIHRSTVQFLRYNISPDGIQMDQGKVNAIQEWPLPQSVKELQRFLGFANFYRRFIHQFSQLTASLTSMLRSKPKSLSWSLDAHEAFQHLKEAFSMAPVLRHPDPQVPFAVKVDAWTTGVGPCCLSTMVSLPGSFTMCSEITVYLRTLCQNGVPSSSRVYGRHSFSS, encoded by the coding sequence ATGAATGAGGTGTTCCGAGAGTTCCTCCATCAGTTCGTGATTGTCTACATCGACAACATCCTTATATACTCCCAGAAcctggccgaacatcgccaccATGTGACGCAGGTCTTTCAGCTGCTCAGAGAACACCACCTATATCTGAAGTTGGAGAAATGTGAGATCCATCGCTCCACGGTACAGTTCCTCAGATACAACATCAGCCCTGACGGTATTCagatggaccaggggaaggtaAATGCCATTCAGGAGTGGCCACTTCCGCAGTCAGTGAAGGAACTGCAGCGATTTCTAGGATTTGCCAACTTCTATAGACGTTTCATTCACCAGTTTAGTCAGCTCACAGCATCCCTCACCTCCATGCTGCGCAGTAAGCCCAAGTCTCTATCCTGGAGCCTCGATGCCCATGAAGCCTTCCAGCATCTCAAAGAAGCGTTCAGCATGGCCCCCGTCCTTCGTCACCCAGATCCTCAGGTCCCCTTTGCAGTCAAGGTGGACGCCTGGACCACCGGCGTCGGGCCGTGCTGTCTCAGTACTATGGTGAGCCTCCCCGGCTCTTTCACCATGTGTTCCGAAATTACAGTCTACCTAAGGACATTGTGTCAGAACGGGGTCCCCAGTTCATCTCGTGTGTATGGAAGGCATTCTTTCAGCTCCTAG